In Nocardia asteroides, a single genomic region encodes these proteins:
- a CDS encoding DUF4253 domain-containing protein — MTIDTTAPRFIPDPPVPADAGPPGRDAALRELLTADTELGAAGFTPVPGTELDGGSVWVAEVASGYPACDLWRAFRDRFEQTGFRPILIERSTLDHPGEPEAVAGPLNGAAVLTTRDGGDPVRADIDLSDADDPGRYDRGAREAFAYCPDAVHQDYGSLDGVAERLLRPIWRLWWD; from the coding sequence ATGACCATCGACACCACCGCACCGCGCTTCATCCCCGACCCCCCTGTCCCGGCCGACGCCGGCCCACCCGGCCGCGACGCCGCACTGCGCGAACTACTCACCGCCGACACCGAACTCGGCGCCGCCGGCTTCACCCCGGTCCCCGGCACCGAACTCGACGGCGGCAGCGTGTGGGTGGCCGAGGTGGCGTCGGGCTACCCGGCCTGCGACCTGTGGCGCGCCTTCCGCGACCGCTTCGAGCAGACCGGCTTCCGGCCGATCCTCATCGAGCGCTCCACGCTCGACCACCCCGGCGAGCCGGAAGCCGTGGCAGGCCCCCTGAACGGCGCCGCCGTGCTCACCACCCGCGACGGCGGCGACCCCGTGCGCGCGGACATCGACCTGAGCGACGCCGACGACCCGGGCCGCTACGACCGCGGCGCGCGCGAGGCGTTCGCCTACTGCCCGGACGCGGTGCACCAGGACTACGGTTCCCTGGACGGGGTGGCCGAGCGGCTGCTCCGGCCGATCTGGCGGCTCTGGTGGGACTGA
- a CDS encoding class II aldolase/adducin family protein, protein MTDADLRERVAATARLLAAEGLLIGTAGNVSARSGDRIAVTGTGVVLAECTADAVTEVAPDGALLAGRLRPTSELDLHLGIYRDTQAGAVVHTHAPDSTAVACLAGLTALPVLHYQQLLLGGATPIAPFAPFGTPELAAHVRAALAGKQAALLANHGAVALGDTLEKALDNALLLEWAAALFARTTAMGSPRVLTAAEQAAVVEQAVRLRYGTIQENPDD, encoded by the coding sequence ATGACCGATGCCGATCTGCGGGAGCGGGTCGCCGCCACCGCCCGCCTCCTGGCCGCGGAGGGGCTGCTGATCGGCACCGCGGGCAATGTCTCGGCGCGCTCGGGCGATCGGATCGCGGTCACCGGAACCGGGGTCGTGCTCGCCGAGTGCACCGCCGACGCCGTCACCGAGGTCGCCCCGGACGGCGCGCTCCTGGCCGGTCGGCTGCGCCCGACCTCCGAGCTCGACCTGCACCTCGGCATCTACCGCGACACGCAGGCGGGCGCCGTCGTGCACACGCACGCCCCCGACTCCACCGCCGTCGCCTGCCTGGCCGGGCTGACCGCGCTCCCCGTGCTGCACTACCAGCAGCTGCTGCTCGGCGGCGCGACCCCGATCGCGCCGTTCGCCCCCTTCGGCACCCCGGAGCTGGCCGCGCACGTCCGCGCCGCGCTCGCGGGCAAGCAGGCGGCGCTGCTGGCCAACCACGGCGCGGTCGCGCTCGGCGACACCCTGGAGAAGGCGCTCGACAACGCGCTGCTGCTGGAGTGGGCGGCGGCGCTGTTCGCCAGGACCACCGCGATGGGCAGCCCGCGGGTGCTCACCGCGGCCGAGCAGGCCGCCGTCGTCGAGCAGGCCGTCCGCCTGCGCTACGGCACGATCCAGGAGAACCCGGATGACTGA